From a region of the Gloeomargarita sp. SKYB120 genome:
- the psbM gene encoding photosystem II reaction center protein PsbM, giving the protein METNILALIATALLVLIPSAFLIILYVQTASRGEGQR; this is encoded by the coding sequence ATGGAAACCAACATTCTGGCGTTGATTGCCACAGCACTGCTTGTGTTGATCCCCAGCGCGTTTTTGATCATTCTCTACGTGCAAACGGCCAGCCGGGGCGAAGGACAGCGCTAG
- a CDS encoding universal stress protein, whose protein sequence is MIRKILLAVSGTGHTEEMLNALIDLPCIAQAQVTVLHVVTPQASAQEMVAKQAEGVEILKNALAKIHLCRNGDSKGCLKPEQVTTMLREGDPKDVVPRVADELDVDLLIMGSRGLGRLRAILENSVSQYVFQLASRPMLLVKDDTYVERIQRILVAYDGSPAAKQTLELAMFLLQDLKGGELVLANINPPLEGVTLTELAQRPEASPILAEAIQKIRQRGLKYRCVVREGNPGIQICQIAQEVGADLVMLGSPDRRPTIARSLVDLDRLLGNSVSDYVRVHADAPVLLVRSPAST, encoded by the coding sequence ATGATTCGCAAAATATTGTTGGCCGTCTCAGGCACGGGTCACACAGAAGAAATGCTGAATGCCTTGATTGACTTGCCTTGCATTGCCCAGGCCCAGGTGACCGTCTTGCATGTGGTGACCCCCCAGGCCTCCGCGCAGGAGATGGTCGCCAAGCAAGCTGAAGGGGTTGAAATCCTAAAGAATGCCCTAGCCAAGATTCACTTGTGCCGCAATGGGGATAGCAAGGGCTGTCTGAAACCAGAGCAAGTGACCACCATGTTGCGGGAAGGCGACCCCAAAGACGTGGTACCCCGTGTAGCCGACGAGTTGGACGTGGATTTGCTCATCATGGGGTCACGGGGCCTAGGCCGGTTGCGGGCGATTTTGGAAAACTCTGTCAGTCAATACGTGTTCCAACTGGCATCGCGGCCCATGCTATTGGTCAAAGACGACACCTATGTTGAGCGTATCCAGCGGATTTTAGTAGCCTACGATGGTTCCCCCGCCGCCAAACAAACCTTGGAACTAGCGATGTTTTTGCTGCAAGACTTAAAGGGAGGCGAGCTGGTCCTAGCGAACATCAATCCTCCCCTCGAGGGCGTCACATTGACAGAGCTGGCCCAACGCCCCGAAGCAAGCCCCATCCTAGCCGAAGCCATCCAAAAAATCCGGCAACGGGGCCTGAAATACCGGTGTGTCGTACGGGAAGGGAATCCTGGCATCCAGATTTGTCAGATTGCCCAGGAGGTCGGCGCTGACTTGGTGATGTTGGGTTCCCCTGACCGCCGGCCAACGATTGCCCGGAGTCTAGTGGACTTGGACCGGTTGCTGGGCAATTCCGTGTCCGATTACGTGCGGGTGCATGCCGACGCCCCGGTGTTGCTCGTGCGGTCTCCAGCTTCGACCTAG